In the Hordeum vulgare subsp. vulgare chromosome 7H, MorexV3_pseudomolecules_assembly, whole genome shotgun sequence genome, one interval contains:
- the LOC123411426 gene encoding putative receptor protein kinase ZmPK1, whose amino-acid sequence MAMALDASLEKNQMTTAMAMAAIKSAYAYTFTTSISLLLLLMILVAPANGRSHGGSYLARGTSVSVEDGTKAAATTVTILASPNGAFACGFYRVATNAFTISIWFTGSSGKTVAWTANRDAPVNGIGSRLAFRKDGALALLDYNGAAVWSTNTSATGASRVELLDSGDLVVVDADGRRLWGSFDSPTDTLLPSQPMTRHTKLVSASARGLLSSGLYTFYFDIDNQLKLIYNGPEVGSVYWPDPFINPLANHRTTYNSSQYGVLEQTGRFAASDNFKFAASDLGDRVIRRLTLDYDGNLRLYSLNATTGSWSVSWMVFRGVCNIHGLCGKNTLCRYIPKLQCSCLRGFEVVDASDWSKGCRRKANLRATQDFSFRKVAGADFIGYDLLYWERVTIQNCKHLCLDNANCQAFGYRQGEGKCFTKVYLFNGKNFPNPHTDIYLKVPKGMLLSSSELASDKVTHACHVHQKEANTSSLMFQDGSSNFKFGYFLTSALTLLFIEVVLITAGCWIVHKRDRRPEIIDEGYTIISSQFRIFSYRELQKATNCFQEELGTGGSGAVYKGVLDDERKVAVKKLNDVMQGEQEFRSEISVIGRIYHMNLVRIWGFCVEKTHRLLVSEFIENGSLATILFDHQSNSPVLQWSQRYNVALGVAKGLAYLHHECLEWIVHCDVKPENILLDRDFQPKIADFGLMKLQQRGSNAQMLSKVHGTRGYIAPEWALNLPINGKADVYSYGVVLLELVKGVRLSRWVVEGEEGVEMADICSIEILKEKLAGEDQSWLLEFVDHRLDGDFNHSEAIVMLKIAVSCVEEERSRRPSMSHVVETLLSLVE is encoded by the coding sequence ATGGCCATGGCACTGGATGCATCACTAGAAAAGAACCAGATGACAACTGCAATGGCGATGGCAGCCATCAAAAGCGCATACGCATACACCTTCACCACATCCATCTCACTCCTTCTCCTGCTGATGATACTCGTTGCTCCCGCAAATGGACGTTCCCATGGCGGCAGCTACCTCGCGAGAGGTACCTCGGTGTCCGTCGAGGACGGCACcaaggccgccgccaccaccgtaacCATCCTGGCGTCGCCCAACGGCGCCTTCGCCTGCGGCTTCTACAGGGTGGCCACCAACGCCTTCACCATCTCCATCTGGTTCACCGGCTCATCAGGGAAGACCGTCGCTTGGACGGCCAACCGCGACGCGCCGGTGAACGGCATAGGGTCCAGGCTCGCCTTCCGGAAGGACGGAGCGCTGGCCCTGCTCGACTACAATGGTGCGGCCGTCTGGAGCACCAACACCAGCGCCACCGGTGCTAGCCGCGTGGAGCTCCTCGACAGCGGCGacctcgtcgtcgtcgacgcGGACGGCCGGCGGCTCTGGGGGAGCTTCGACTCGCCCACCGACACGCTTCTGCCGTCGCAGCCCATGACCCGGCACACCAAGCTGGTGTCTGCATCAGCCAGGGGTTTGCTCTCGTCAGGGTTGTATACATTCTACTTTGACATTGACAATCAGCTCAAGCTCATCTACAACGGCCCTGAGGTCGGTAGCGTGTACTGGCCTGACCCTTTCATCAACCCGCTTGCCAATCACAGGACTACCTATAACAGTAGTCAGTATGGAGTCCTTGAGCAGACAGGCCGGTTTGCCGCGAGTGATAACTTCAAATTCGCAGCTTCTGATCTTGGTGATAGGGTCATAAGGAGGCTGACTCTGGATTATGACGGCAACCTTAGGCTCTACAGCCTGAATGCGACAACCGGCAGCTGGTCAGTCTCTTGGATGGTATTTCGCGGAGTCTGCAACATCCATGGACTCTGCGGCAAAAACACCCTCTGCAGGTACATACCCAAGCTCCAGTGCTCTTGCCTCCGAGGCTTTGAGGTGGTTGATGCAAGCGACTGGAGCAAAGGGTGCAGGCGCAAGGCAAACCTCCGGGCAACCCAGGATTTCTCATTCAGAAAGGTCGCGGGAGCTGATTTCATCGGGTATGACTTGCTCTACTGGGAACGGGTGACAATTCAGAATTGCAAACATTTGTGCTTGGACAATGCTAATTGCCAAGCCTTTGGTTACCGCCAGGGAGAAGGCAAATGTTTCACAAAGGTCTATCTTTTTAACGGCAAGAACTTTCCAAACCCTCACACTGACATTTACCTGAAAGTTCCCAAGGgaatgttgttgtcttcgtcagaATTGGCTTCTGATAAAGTAACTCATGCATGCCATGTTCATCAAAAGGAGGCCAACACTTCATCGCTAATGTTCCAGGATGGCTCTTCTAACTTCAAGTTTGGCTACTTCCTTACTTCTGCATTAACACTGCTTTTCATTGAAGTGGTATTAATCACCGCCGGCTGTTGGATTGTTCACAAACGGGACAGAAGGCCGGAGATTATAGATGAAGGTTACACGATAATTTCCAGCCAGTTCCGAATATTTAGCTACAGGGAGTTGCAGAAGGCAACCAACTGCTTCCAAGAAGAGCTAGGAACtggtggatcaggagcagtttacAAGGGAGTCCTCGATGATGAAAGGAAGGTCGCGGTGAAGAAGCTAAACGATGTGATGCAAGGAGAGCAAGAGTTCAGGTCTGAGATAAGTGTCATAGGCAGAATTTACCATATGAATCTGGTCAGAATTTGGGGGTTTTGTGTCGAGAAGACGCACAGGCTCttggtttcagagttcattgAGAATGGTTCCTTGGCCACAATTCTTTTTGATCACCAGAGCAATTCTCCTGTGCTCCAATGGAGCCAAAGGTACAATGTTGCACTTGGGGTCGCAAAAGGACTGGCCTATCTCCATCATGAGTGTCTTGAATGGATTGTGCACTGTGATGTCAAGCCAGAGAACATATTGTTAGATCGAGACTTTCAGCCCAAGATTGCAGATTTTGGACTGATGAAGCTACAACAGCGAGGATCAAACGCACAAATGTTGTCAAAAGTGCATGGGACTAGAGGCTACATTGCGCCAGAATGGGCTCTAAATCTTCCGATCAATGGTAAGGCCGATGTTTACAGCTATGGCGTGGTGCTTCTTGAGTTAGTGAAGGGGGTTCGCCTTTCCAGATGGGTGGTTGAGGGTGAGGAGGGGGTTGAGATGGCTGATATATGCTCCATTGAAATCCTTAAAGAAAAACTAGCCGGCGAAGACCAGTCATGGCTTCTGGAGTTTGTTGACCACAGGctggatggagacttcaaccattCAGAAGCTATAGTAATGCTTAAGATAGCAGTATCATGTGTGGAAGAAGAGAGAAGCAGAAGACCGAGCATGAGCCATGTGGTCGAAACTCTGCTTTCACTTGTGGAATAA